The genomic region GCCCGTGCAAGAATATGTTAGACAAGGCAACCAAACATGTGTTATTTAGTCTGTGAACTTTTATTACTCTTTTTACGGATAGACAACGACATAACGATAAGATAATATGTCATatgacaaaactattatttatcaATCATTTTATACAagtacaataataataataataataataataataataataataataataataataataataataataataataataataataataataataataataataataataataataataataatctatctatactttctataaaagaagaaatctcaatgacataagaaaagctgatgtgtcagctagagagcatgtccaacaaggaTTTTCTTATGTCATTTTTACATCATAATgcctaatattaaaagactttaaaattcaaaggtGGCACACATTCACCTTTTCAAAGGCCTGCCATCAAACCACTGCCATCAATAAACCACTGATGAAGATGAATAAACCACATTCACCTTTTCAAAGGGCAAACCACTGATGAATAAACCTCTGacgattcaaaattcaaaattcaaaacctCTGACGATTCAAAATCCTGGCTCCATAATCAAAATTCAAATCATAGTATAAAAACTTCTTATAATTTCTCAAAgcttcaaaattcaaaaacccatttcaatctctctctctctactctctctccaTTCTTCACTTTCCGAAGACgaagaagaagatgcaacatGATTTATAAATTCATCAGGTAATTCAATGCATCTCTCTCAAATCTTCAGATGATTATAAATTCTTCACTTTCATCCCCAATTGAATATTAGACTCATTTTTGTTTCTTTATTAAAATTCACTCTCTCTCTCAAaattcactttctctctctcaaatCCAGGAATCCCAAACACCTGATCATTTCAAAACTTCAATCGAACTTCTTCTTTGTGCTTGAAGCCTCTGCAATCCAAAGGAAGCCTCTGCGAGTGATTCACCGAGCAATCGCCGGAGAAATATCCGATCTGACCCGATCTGATCTGCACCTGTAAACCACCTCATCTCTACATATCTCCTGCGTGTATAAACGCACATATATTTATCCATTAATGATCTTATCCCTTTAATTATTGCCTGAATTTAGTCTTTGTTTATGGTGTTTTTTGGTTGCACACCAGTTGTTCGATCAATAGCCGAAGTGAAGATGTATGAGAAATAGGTCTAAATTATTTTAGACAAATCTGTGATTTTTTTAGAATAATTCGTTTGATGTAGATTTTAAGCTAAATCTTATTATGTATCTTCTGGATGTTAATGAATTTGAATTTGTGTTTGGATTTTTGAAGCTGTAACTGAATTGGCGATTCCGTGGGAAAGACTGTGTTGGATGTAGGAACAGGTAGTGGCATTTTAGCAATTTGGTCAGCTCGGGCAGGGGCAAAGAAGGTATACGCTGTGGAAGCTACTAAAATGGTTGAATATGCACGCGAGCTCATTAAAGCAAATAACCTTCAAGACATTATTGAAGTAATCGACGGTTCAATCAAAGATATAACCTTACCCGAAAAAGGTCATCTTTTTAATTCATAAATCTTCCTTTTTTAACATTATCTTTATTTTCTCATATTCAAAACTAAATAACAGTTGATGTCATCATCTCTGAGCGGCTGAAACCAACTGGTGTCATGTAAGTTATTGACTTATTTCACAaattttattatttgtttaatattgatttttcaaatttacgttttatttttttttatattcatTTGTAGGTATCCCAGCCATGCTCACATGTGGTTAGCACCGATCAGAACCGAAATAGCCGATCAAAAACTGGACGATTACGAAGGATGTATGAACGATTGGCACGGTAAGGTTACCGAAACGAAATCTGTTTTTTGTCCATTATTCGTTTAACCAAATAATAGAAATAGAGTAAAGAACATCAAACCTTATGATGAAGATGAACAGACTGGTTATTTGAGATATGTTCAGGTACAATATGTTTTCAACATAAAGGAAACTTAAAAATGAATATGCTAATTTGTAGATGGTTGTCACTACAAGTGGTTAGTTATTAGTGCTGCTCggtattttattctctttttgaaGCTTATGCCAGGCTATAAAACTACCCTGGGTATTAATATGGAACGGTTATTTTTCAATTTACAGGTAGAATTCTTCGAAGCCGGGAGTGGAGCTTGAGTTTTGAGAAGAGCAGCGTGAACTGCTTTGATTTTAATATCTGCTGattttaatagaaagtatagCAATAGCAATGTGTATCGGCGAAATACTTGGCTTTGGTGTATCGGCAAGGAGAAAAACAACTGTGAGTTTCATACTTTTTTTCACTGCTAGAAATTGACTTTCTAAGACCAAAAAATATTGACTGATCATCAGTGAATCATTCACTGATAGATAGTTCTACGGATAAAAAATCGTTTTACGATATTTTTTGATAATATCTCCATGATTTGCGGCAGATTAGTCGGTGAACCATTCGTCACATAAAGTTTGTCATTGATCTGTCGGCAATGCATCGTCACATAAAGTTTGTCATGGCTTTCTGAACATAAACCCTAATGGTAATCCATTTTGGTACTTTAGTTGGTAATGCATTGGCGAATTCTCCATACCGACGAGCTTTCACCAACTTTTACTACCTTTATCGAGTGACAACGAGTCCACAACGGCTTCGTCCATTGCTTAGGATCTTCCGGATTGTAGTGTATGACATTATACAACCAGAAATAGTTTATTGATGGACAATATAATTTGATGCAGATGGGATTATATCCAAATAGGTACGAACATAACTAAGGGCATGGATAGAATGTCTGCATTCCAATAGGGTTTAAAAACTTGGGcgaattaagtcaattcagaaaTAGACACCGAGAAAACCACAATATTTTTCCAAGGAGTTTCTCCGCCTCATTACAAGTAAGTAGGTTTATTTACTTTTTTACGACAACTCTCACACGCATCTCTAATGACCACCATGTTTGGTTAATGACATTGACTTAGTTTTCCAGTTAGTTAACTATCTTATCATGAGGCCATACGATGTGTGAGTTACCTTAGTCAGTAGGTTCATCATACAGAAATTCATAGTTTTGTCATTAATTCAAAAGCATTCGAGTAAATTTTAGGTTAAAGATTTGTGTAAATATTTAGCTAACCAGGTTACTTTAGTTTGGATTGTGGGTTGACCTGACCCCTTTATGTCTACAATGGAAAAACAGTTAAAATCAATGGAAAATCTACTAACTGAACGTCAAAAGTCAATGGAggtttatactttataattcatttcattcattGTAAAAGAATATCTTCAATGTGCTTTTATCATAAGTTATAACCCTTTGTTTTAATCTTTAATAGCAATATCAAACTGAATGTGTAGCATATCAGAAGGCACTTGCAGAAACCACACAGCTGTATAAGCAAAAAAAATAATGAGTTGGTAGTACAACTGGAGGATGATGAaacaccctaacacgctttaaatgaaaagacgcagcggaattacgtaccataaaatttctttcattaaaacGTTTTATCTTACTTGAAACTTCAATATAAAATAACCTTTTTACAATATACGCATCCTTCGTACTCATTTACAAAATGAAAGTCTAACTTATGTCTATCAATTTACATACTCCAGGGtccccgtacaatctatctcgtAACTCGGACCTTGATCGCTACACCTCATGATGATAATTTGTCATTCGTACAccctgcacccaccacatacattcacAACATTAGTATTCATCATATACAAACAAGATTCTTAATCAGTAGTCTCGCTACGTTATATCCACATATACTTTTCATCCCGTTTTCTTTCTAGATCTAGTCATTCCATCCGGGCGTCTAATCCTTGGCGAACTTCAATATAGTACCTGCACTATGTTTCAATctcgaggcacactgttaataacGTCAATACTTAAATGTATTGAAACTACGCATACATTACATACATGACTGTGTACATACATTCCTACCCACATACAtgcctacatacatacataactacatacaaacataccttcccgcatacatacgtgcatacctatcTACATACAACCATAAATACATGCATACTtaactacatacaaacataccttttcacatacatacat from Helianthus annuus cultivar XRQ/B chromosome 10, HanXRQr2.0-SUNRISE, whole genome shotgun sequence harbors:
- the LOC110881047 gene encoding protein arginine N-methyltransferase PRMT10-like, translated to MVEYARELIKANNLQDIIEVIDGSIKDITLPEKVDVIISERLKPTGVMYPSHAHMWLAPIRTEIADQKLDDYEGCMNDWHGRILRSREWSLSFEKSSVNCFDFNIC